The segment AATTTACAAATCGAATAAACTTGGCGTCATCCTTTGAGAATTCACGGAGCCTCAGTCGGCTCTTCCCACATCTGAATTCAGGTAACAAGCAAACCAAGCAGAGACTTACTGTAGTCACTCTGCTGGGGGGTTGTAAATCAATAACTTCTCTAGACAATTCTCTCTTGGAAAACTTCCAATAAGATTTttactgaagaaaaaaaaatcattttctcctcttttgcAGTTTTCAGCCACAGTCTCCCAAATAATGTTGGCGAGGAGACTATCTCGGAGATTCAGGACATGTTCATTTCAGACATGTCTGGGGAGTCAAGTGCCACCAGTACGACGTACAGTCGCTCCGGTTTAGGTAAATTCAAGCAAAGTTTtcgtttgatttttattaagattaatttgaattttcttacgtTAGAATCCGTTGATGAATCTACAATATCCAGCCGTCAGCCGCGTCGCCTTGGGGAGGATTTACTGAAGCTCTTCCTGCAGGAACTCGGCACGGATGTCACGATAGACATTGATGGACGCAAAATTGGTGCCCACAAGTGCATCCTTCGGTCTCGATGCCAATACTTTGCTGCCATTCTAGCTGGTGATTGGATTGCAACAGCAGGCAATACAATTGCCCTCCCTGGCTATTCCTATGAATCTGTGCACTTTGCTCTCTGCCACATCTACTCTGGCGCCACTCACCCACCTGAAGGAATAAGTTTGATGGAACTGGCAGCTCTGGCTGATCTCCTGGGGCTCGAAGGGCTACGCGAAATTACAGCGTACGCCCTGAAAACCAACTACTGTCACAACTTCCACAAGCCCTGCTCAAGCTGCATTGATGGGGTACTCAAAGTACTCCCCGTGGCTCTAACTCATGGGCTCGATGATCTCTACAGGAAGTGCCTCAAGTGGTGCTGCAAGCACTACATGAAAATCTGGAGCACACGGGCTTTTAGCAATCTCTCATCTGATCTACGACTGAGGCTACAGCAGCAGATCATAAATCACATTGTAAGCTCTTATGATTtacttattagttggtgttccacttcgtggccaacaccaagtattgtaatcgtcggaaaaaccgaccccctcagatcgggctcaaactacGTATAAGCATTTTTTAGACAttccacattacgaaaatggtggtggaaaatttttgatccggccgtcccgccggccggtgcgccaaactttgccttatagctaaagaacggtaagagatagagacttccagtttgaagttttttatagaaatatgggtgtaaaatttcattttctcgcattttcaaaatccaagatggccgccatccgccattttgagcTACTATCAActacttcccttatagctagagatctgaaattttagtatgttataaagctcagtgagacgttttcatagataattcatacttgaaaatcggtcaagccgtttagcaaatatggcggcctaaagcaaaaagtgttttttaaatattattcgaaaacggcttaaccgattttgaccatcttggtatgaaatgaaaggtattgagaagccctacaactgttcaGAACATTCCAAGTACCAAAattgaccgcaagaggcgctaaaatcaaaaacaaaaattgcctaactttaaggcgcaatatctccgaatccccattatcgatttctttaaaattttgatatgttgtaacCTGaatcaatatctttcatcagtccgaaaatgaagaaaatctatgtcgccatttagaagatatggccatttgagaaattcttgaatttgaaaagttctaagagtcatatctcctgttctgcttgtccgattttgctcaatttagtatcaaattaaaggttttgcgattttctacaactttctagaacatgaGAAATCtatagaactattccttcaggataaaaatgagaaaaactgtttttgtgaaacaaaaatttggcattttctgttttagaggtgaccttgaaaatcactGAGATACATATCAAATTATAGAttgtttcaagacctttcgaaaaatagtcaagaaatttctgtaggtcttatagaaccatagatatgaccatttttatccatcagattactgaatttcacaaaaaaatcaacttcgCCTTAACTAATACTGCTTACAAATTAagttacaacgcataaacaaacttctacacgttgtgggataccaactcttataactggatgcgttatgattgacttttcctaataattttacaagaaagataaaatgttttcttttcgtCCTTGCAGACAAGTGAGACTGTCTTGAATCTACATCTTGAGAGTGAAGATCTTCTAACAGTTTTAGCTCCTTGTCGATGGGCCCTCCATATCGATCACACCATCCGCAACATCCTTGATGCAACAACAACCTATGTTTCTGAACATTTCTCATCTCTCCTAGCCAGTGATTCCTTCCTATCGCTTGGGCATGATCGTAGCAGTGATATTAGTCGCCTGGAGTCCTTCCTCCTCCGTAGTGCAGCCACACTTAGTCCTGAGCAAGCCTGCAGGACGTACCAGAGGATCAATCGACTCAATATCGTCCTGACAGAGAAGAGAAACATCGACGATGCGCCGGATTCAGTGGATTGGAGTACGGATTTTATACATTTGGTAGCAGCAATCTTGTCTGCAGTTGAGCAATGCCTTGTGAGGCAATGCTCCAAAGCCATGAGGACCAATACGTGGCACAGGATGGATattgaattgaagaaaaagatccAGAAACTTTCACGAATCCCCGAATCGCATGCCGAGAGACGATCACGTCCAATTAACAGGGAACTCCACAATCAATCACCAAGCTACCACAATCGCAATCAGAGTTTGCATCAAATTCGCCTGGCTATTCAGGCGCACTCATCGGGACGCCACATTGTCCCACCAATTGTTGCCCCCATTGGCACATACAGACCAAGTATCCACACTCAAACATCCCACGCTGTGGACCATCATGTCCCAAATATCCATCAGAAGGTGGATAAGAGTGTTCAGGCCAATCGAGATTTGTCCAAGCCAAAAGTGGAGGAAGCTAAAAATCGCAAGGATGCACCAAAGACGACAAAAGCCCCAAAAGTGGCTTCCAATAATCCCAACAATGTTTTCAATCGCCTGAGCAATACCAATGCCTTCCCCAAACGACTAAAGCCCATTAAATCCGACGGGGGTGAGGGGCAGAAGCTGCATGATGGGCAGAAGTTGCATGAAGGGCAGAAACTTTCGCGCTCGAAGAAGGACTCATCAGGAACGAATTTATCCATTGATTCCCTCGCGGAATCCGTGAAGAGTAGCCACAAATCCCAGGAATCCCTCAAGCGATGCAACACGAAGTCTGTGCAGAGTTCCTACAGCGACTTCCCCTCAATCGTCTCAACGGTCAGCAACAATGCCCGGAATCGCCCAAAGAGTGGAAGCAAAATTCCCCTTTCCACAATGCCAACCACCAATCCACCGCTAGTCCGGAAGAGTTTCCTCTCTGAGAGGTCCAGGCAAATATTGGAACGAAAGAAGGCACAGCAGGagaaattcattggaaatgATTCGAAGGATTCAAAGAGTTCCACCCCAACGAAGAAAACACCCAGAACATCCACAAAGGACACGGCCCCGAAGAAGGTTGGGAAGACGAGCAAGAAGCCGGGGAAAGTggtggaaaaggaaaaatcatttggaGATCAGAGTGAGGATAAAATCCTCAAGGAGAGCACTAGCAAGCTCGAGCGTTCGAGTACATTTTGCAAGGAAAAATCCGACATACCTGgctttgatttaaatttcGCTGCAGATTGAGAGGCTTCAGCAGAACCAAAGGCACTTCCGTAGAGCCCCCACAGGTCCCCCCACATAGCAAGACCCCCTATATAAGTATATATAGTACATATATCCAAAAGTAGTGTGCTTCAACCAAAATGAGAAATGCGTatttataaaggaaaaaaatagttagttagaaactaaaaaaaaaagataattcaGTAACTATGTGTACGTAGTTTGTAGACAGTTGTAGGATCTATATGCTTGCAGAAGAATCCTTAAGTTGAATCCctcctttttattatttatttttttatttaaaattctttaagtttcCAAATCTCAAATGCCATTCCACCATGTGATGCATCTCTCGGTgtttaacttaattttttttatgtgaagtCCTCACATAATTTTGGGAACTGTAGGGCAACATACCCAACATATATGTTTCCGcatggatttaaaaaaattgggagATCACATctcagtgttttttttataaactgcTACACGTAACTCATAGTAGAAGTCTAGCTTTAAgggagagcaaaaaaaaggaaaaaaaagaaaaggaaagaaaactcAGTGTATtccaacacgtaaaacaccaAAAGCTAGTCATGAACGTACAAAAAATGGTATTATATTaatcctttttaaattaagattaaacaTTAATCGCTATGCAAgagataaaatattccaacatTATGCAATTTCTGTGTCTTTTCTTTGTGATTCTTTGacacacaaaataaatctcattgtgtttattacaaattttatattgtgttgttatttattcattttttttctctttattttcttgcatttccaGGAGGAATATTTTTGGAAGAAGGGTTTTCCTTGAATTAGTATAATtctgggaaaatatttttcttaaaattctaattttatttttaatttcaggatggatttttttttgcaaacttgacaaacatattttgtaaaacaattattgaattattcgATATTTTTAGGTAAAGATATTCGTCTTTTCCTAAATGTTCCTTATAGAAGAGAGAATTCTAAGAAAAAGCACTTCTGTAAAATTGTTTCactattttga is part of the Lutzomyia longipalpis isolate SR_M1_2022 chromosome 3, ASM2433408v1 genome and harbors:
- the LOC129791788 gene encoding BTB/POZ domain-containing protein 8, giving the protein MSDSSSESRRGMRDDERPKVPNTKEEKQRQNEEIVTLETSSVSSESGSWEIFPTPTKSNNASSSSLIKQPLSLQATCRQFLDHQTDEKAEVETGRDPPATACFIDASSLMDETEVAFASPARAKGYDIKDQYSSDSDGKCPSGSDFFTSDNPPKHHQDDAKKECEKKQGSVVFRGAIRQYSGHFVDPVLVDQALSECSTSSPSVTKSDHNHHHDSDETPSRKSSTSPPIMSGGVSVEDFSPKVFSSPQTKRRTEMCPILSGGVSHEDFASSSKPDLLKHATLKQASWVIDMSLSPKSHEPDIITSESLDTDSLKCKSAPIVVSCDTPLKKSTGFYIPLDTDEVKEPTSLPDLGTSKSGSSKNIFSMFIDIGEKKPVAKKGPVKSRLTKSLAQSKEVEQVATEGRNSAESSKCIMNIFESIPILSSSSCTSNDFTASNKESSASERERSDRSMTSEENIQREEEANDEPARSKNDETFVMQAVQEAGKLSNTLSLTSLATDVDDNTLQNGETSGCSTDDQETPGKIGKSVKISSEKHTMESLRATIEKQKKLLDTVAEGGSESGGFVRLSDLDKPVKAFHLKQSQHKRVKSYEKCIWNMSKSTEFTNRINLASSFENSRSLSRLFPHLNSVFSHSLPNNVGEETISEIQDMFISDMSGESSATSTTYSRSGLESVDESTISSRQPRRLGEDLLKLFLQELGTDVTIDIDGRKIGAHKCILRSRCQYFAAILAGDWIATAGNTIALPGYSYESVHFALCHIYSGATHPPEGISLMELAALADLLGLEGLREITAYALKTNYCHNFHKPCSSCIDGVLKVLPVALTHGLDDLYRKCLKWCCKHYMKIWSTRAFSNLSSDLRLRLQQQIINHITSETVLNLHLESEDLLTVLAPCRWALHIDHTIRNILDATTTYVSEHFSSLLASDSFLSLGHDRSSDISRLESFLLRSAATLSPEQACRTYQRINRLNIVLTEKRNIDDAPDSVDWSTDFIHLVAAILSAVEQCLVRQCSKAMRTNTWHRMDIELKKKIQKLSRIPESHAERRSRPINRELHNQSPSYHNRNQSLHQIRLAIQAHSSGRHIVPPIVAPIGTYRPSIHTQTSHAVDHHVPNIHQKVDKSVQANRDLSKPKVEEAKNRKDAPKTTKAPKVASNNPNNVFNRLSNTNAFPKRLKPIKSDGGEGQKLHDGQKLHEGQKLSRSKKDSSGTNLSIDSLAESVKSSHKSQESLKRCNTKSVQSSYSDFPSIVSTVSNNARNRPKSGSKIPLSTMPTTNPPLVRKSFLSERSRQILERKKAQQEKFIGNDSKDSKSSTPTKKTPRTSTKDTAPKKVGKTSKKPGKVVEKEKSFGDQSEDKILKESTSKLERSSTFCKEKSDIPGFDLNFAAD